A genomic stretch from Pirellulales bacterium includes:
- a CDS encoding toxin-antitoxin system HicB family antitoxin, with amino-acid sequence MMTKEQEVLRVADEMFQQSPDWVTFFREILGLEGVVRRAFPSPELLSRFEQSAEYGEIQQRLAKLRARGDFFASSREPTRVITVRLPKSLHESLRAEAHERHTSMNKLCISKLLQMVDGDLVPVDA; translated from the coding sequence ATGATGACCAAAGAGCAGGAGGTTCTGCGTGTTGCCGATGAAATGTTTCAACAGAGCCCCGATTGGGTGACCTTCTTTCGCGAGATCCTTGGACTGGAGGGCGTGGTCCGCCGGGCCTTCCCCTCGCCCGAGTTGCTGAGCCGCTTCGAGCAGAGCGCGGAATATGGAGAAATTCAACAGCGGCTGGCCAAGCTCCGCGCCCGCGGCGACTTCTTTGCCAGCTCGCGCGAGCCGACGCGCGTGATCACGGTCCGCCTGCCGAAGAGCCTGCACGAGTCGCTCCGTGCCGAGGCTCACGAGCGGCACACCAGCATGAACAAGCTCTGCATCTCGAAGCTCTTGCAGATGGTCGACGGCGACCTGGTGCCGGTCGACGCCTGA
- a CDS encoding protein kinase yields the protein MSQSSSSEVRITSPGDAMSPGGERPPAPASSPPHADDRTVISDRPPLQPTADGSRPPLFEFGKLVAGDRLGHFELLEYVGGGGMGAVFRARDTMLDREVALKVLSRAQGADDETRRRFHVEAQSAARLDHQNIARVYYVGEDQGLNFIVFEFIRGENIRDLVERQGSLSVGDAVSFTLQIAEALTHACQRNVVHRDIKPSNIIVTGEGRAKLVDMGLARLHARTANDDLTASGVTLGTFDYISPEQARDPRMADVRSDIYSLGCTLYYMLTARPPFPEGTVLQKLLQHQADEVPDPRQINPEIPDEIAALLRRMLAKDPRQRFQEPGELIAELLVVADRLDLRPVTTGQFWIAPQQGLAFWERHLPWIAPVAALVLIVLGVEWFGSSSAPPGLTNPEDPRVGVTRATPPANVIPVDGPKARAADVAVAGGRSLENPSTSRETRAAEESVQSQAPGQPIDEKIAAEKANADDAAVVMPDAVAGKGDDSSTVDRPTSRIPRVAENANTPVTGNERAANRSAAVRSAADNADVAATETRNSDVRSSQARAAEAPAAPTVVSVPEPGSAAPAVPSGGVAILSVEGGERKQFASLKAACSAAKNNDVIELQFNGVREQEPLELANLRLTIRAGAGFRPVLAFRPAQFGPGVFGRSMINVTGGRLTFLNVGLLLDIAREATADGWSLFETRQAEQLRFEGCSLTIRNPGAAGSGYHDNVSFFDVKAAPGLDTMMKTPESPQIHPLNLDLQNCIARGEAVFIHSADAQPLALDWDNGLLAVSDSLLLAEGSSSSPPPGERVEIRLNHLTAVANDGLIRLLAASDVPYLLKTEVSCANSFLVTRGSPLVEQRGPQRTAMLEQQFQWSGDRNFCQGFSVFWQLVDTNASNAPRLVSEAQWQAQMGQGDNLLRLQERIWKRGAADDRPASALRREDFVLADRLRGPGGPYEASDMGDVGMDSRRLPDLPAEPLPLLGVRELERPMPRASGER from the coding sequence ATGAGTCAATCGAGTTCCAGCGAGGTGCGAATCACTTCGCCGGGCGACGCCATGTCGCCGGGCGGTGAGCGTCCGCCTGCGCCTGCCTCCAGCCCCCCGCATGCCGACGACCGCACGGTAATTTCTGATCGGCCCCCATTGCAGCCGACGGCCGATGGCTCGCGACCTCCACTGTTTGAATTTGGCAAGCTCGTGGCCGGCGACCGGCTGGGGCACTTCGAGCTCTTGGAATACGTGGGCGGAGGGGGCATGGGAGCCGTGTTCCGCGCGCGGGATACGATGCTCGATCGGGAGGTGGCACTGAAGGTTCTTTCCCGGGCCCAGGGGGCCGACGACGAAACGCGCCGCCGCTTCCATGTCGAGGCCCAGTCGGCGGCCCGACTCGACCATCAGAATATCGCGCGGGTCTATTACGTCGGCGAAGACCAGGGACTGAACTTCATCGTCTTCGAGTTCATCCGGGGAGAGAACATCCGCGACCTGGTCGAGCGGCAGGGTTCGCTGTCCGTCGGCGACGCCGTCAGTTTCACGCTGCAGATTGCCGAGGCGTTGACGCACGCCTGCCAGCGGAACGTCGTTCACCGCGATATCAAACCGTCGAACATCATCGTCACCGGGGAAGGTCGGGCGAAGCTGGTCGATATGGGGCTGGCCCGACTGCACGCCCGCACCGCCAACGACGATCTCACGGCCAGCGGCGTGACGCTGGGGACGTTCGATTACATCTCGCCCGAGCAGGCCCGCGATCCGCGCATGGCCGATGTTCGCAGCGACATCTATTCCTTGGGCTGCACGCTGTACTACATGCTCACGGCCCGGCCGCCGTTCCCCGAAGGGACCGTGTTACAAAAGTTGTTGCAGCACCAGGCCGACGAAGTTCCCGACCCGCGGCAGATCAATCCCGAGATCCCTGACGAAATCGCGGCGCTTTTGCGGCGCATGCTCGCCAAGGATCCACGGCAGCGCTTTCAGGAGCCGGGCGAGTTGATCGCCGAGCTGTTGGTCGTGGCCGATCGGCTCGATTTGCGGCCCGTGACGACGGGGCAATTCTGGATCGCGCCGCAGCAAGGGCTGGCGTTCTGGGAGCGACATCTTCCCTGGATTGCTCCCGTCGCGGCCCTGGTACTGATCGTGCTGGGCGTGGAATGGTTCGGTTCCTCTTCGGCGCCGCCAGGACTTACGAATCCCGAAGACCCGCGCGTGGGTGTCACGCGCGCCACCCCGCCCGCGAATGTGATTCCGGTCGACGGCCCTAAAGCGCGCGCCGCGGACGTCGCGGTGGCGGGCGGGCGCTCGCTCGAGAATCCGTCGACATCTCGCGAAACCCGCGCCGCGGAAGAGTCCGTTCAAAGCCAGGCCCCAGGACAGCCCATCGACGAGAAGATCGCTGCCGAGAAAGCGAACGCCGATGATGCCGCGGTCGTAATGCCCGACGCCGTGGCTGGCAAAGGTGACGATTCGTCCACGGTCGACCGACCGACGAGCCGCATCCCGCGAGTTGCGGAAAATGCTAATACGCCCGTGACGGGCAATGAACGTGCCGCAAATCGGTCAGCGGCGGTTCGCAGCGCCGCGGACAATGCGGACGTGGCCGCTACGGAAACGCGAAACTCCGATGTCCGTTCGTCGCAAGCGCGAGCCGCCGAGGCCCCCGCCGCGCCCACCGTCGTGAGCGTGCCCGAACCCGGCAGCGCGGCGCCCGCTGTGCCGTCCGGCGGCGTGGCGATCCTCTCGGTCGAAGGGGGCGAGCGCAAGCAATTCGCCAGCCTGAAGGCGGCCTGCAGCGCCGCCAAGAACAACGACGTGATCGAGTTGCAGTTCAATGGGGTTCGCGAACAAGAGCCACTGGAACTTGCCAATCTGCGATTGACGATTCGCGCCGGGGCAGGTTTTCGTCCCGTGCTGGCCTTTCGGCCGGCGCAGTTTGGGCCCGGCGTCTTTGGACGCAGCATGATCAATGTGACGGGCGGTCGACTGACGTTTTTGAACGTCGGCCTGCTTTTGGATATTGCGCGCGAGGCGACCGCCGATGGCTGGTCGCTCTTCGAAACGCGGCAAGCCGAACAATTGCGGTTCGAGGGATGCTCGCTCACGATTCGCAACCCGGGCGCGGCAGGGAGCGGCTATCACGACAACGTGTCGTTCTTCGACGTGAAGGCGGCGCCGGGGCTTGACACCATGATGAAGACGCCCGAATCGCCGCAGATTCATCCGTTGAATCTCGACCTGCAAAACTGCATCGCACGCGGCGAGGCGGTCTTTATCCACTCGGCTGATGCGCAGCCGCTGGCGCTGGATTGGGACAACGGGCTGTTGGCCGTTTCCGATTCTCTGCTGCTGGCCGAGGGTAGTTCCTCGTCGCCGCCGCCCGGCGAGCGCGTGGAAATCCGGCTGAATCATCTGACCGCGGTCGCGAACGATGGCCTGATTCGACTCCTCGCCGCGAGCGACGTCCCCTATCTGCTGAAAACGGAAGTGAGCTGCGCCAATAGCTTCCTGGTGACCCGCGGCTCACCGTTGGTCGAGCAGCGCGGCCCGCAACGCACGGCGATGCTCGAGCAGCAATTCCAATGGAGCGGTGACCGCAACTTTTGCCAGGGCTTTTCCGTCTTTTGGCAATTGGTTGACACGAACGCCTCGAACGCGCCGCGGCTGGTTTCCGAAGCGCAGTGGCAAGCGCAGATGGGCCAGGGGGACAATCTGCTGCGACTCCAGGAACGCATCTGGAAGCGCGGCGCGGCGGACGATCGGCCGGCGAGCGCGCTGCGCCGCGAGGATTTTGTGTTGGCCGATCGATTACGCGGGCCTGGCGGTCCCTACGAGGCCAGCGATATGGGGGACGTGGGCATGGACTCGCGTCGTCTGCCCGACCTGCCGGCCGAGCCGCTTCCTTTGCTCGGCGTACGCGAGCTGGAGCGGCCGATGCCTCGGGCGAGCGGCGAGCGATAA
- a CDS encoding PVC-type heme-binding CxxCH protein, producing the protein MTHRLVRVAPFLAMILSGLLAPSGNFRSATAADVAAARADGQLPTDQKGQPLNFDFETGNLRDWQATGDAFTGQPVKDDTVHARRADMRSNHAGSFWVGTYEVAGDKPQGTLTSRAFRVTRPFASFLIAGGSSPTSRVEIVRDDSKKIVYQISGDDTENLKPVVVDLTAHIGQDAFVRLVDESSAGWGHINFDDFRLHETKPDIPDRAGPQPLDVYAHAGLDPQAAARAMTVPDGFRVTLFAGEPDVQQPIAQAIDDRGRLWVAEAYTYPMRAPEGKGRDRILIFSDTDGDGHFDNRKVFAENLNLVSGLEIGFGGVWVGAAPEFLFIPDADRDDRPDGPPQVLLDGWGYQDTHETLNTFTWGPDGWLYGCHGVFTFSNVGKPGTPKEKRTQINAGIWRYHPKKHVFEVFAEGTSNPWGIDFNDQGQAFITACVIPHLYHIIQGGRYERQAGQHYNKFTYDDIKTVAKHRHWIGATPHSGNNRSDAAGGGHAHAGAMLYLGDAWPAEYRGRLFMNNIHGARLNVDQLAPRGSGYDGDRSPDFLFANDSWSQIINLQYGPDGQMYMIDWYDRNQCHHGNVEGHDRSNGRIFKISYGDNRPAPVEINRLGDGELVNLLLSRNDWHVRHARRVIQERGLKDEDARKNLIDMAFAHADGTRRLRGLWALHAAGMLDETLVARGLANDDPYVRAWTIQLACEDRQPSPDSLATFQKLAEQDSSPVVRRYLASAAGRIAPADRWEVVSRLARHGEDAQDHNLPLMIWYAAEPLAIVDAGRALQLALDGQIPQLATFMARRVAALGTPEALALVVGAISSRDDKASHAALVAGVTEALRGKRQVEMPKTWPDALKRIKQSGDAGTIAQAMALAATFGDATAVDNMRALVADSHAALEQRQGALAGLLKVRDPKLAPTLQALLDDAGMRSAALRGLAQYDDPKTAAAILAVYAKLNSVERRDALATLSSRVDYANALLDAVASKQVASADLSADLVRQLHNLKNAALDKKINEAWGTVRDTDEDKQEMIAYYKKIIGNRRQKPDAALGRTVFAKTCQQCHTLFGTGGKVGPELTGSNRANLDYVLSNVLDSSALVGKDYQTTVIATSDGRVLTGIVRGEDNDAVTLVTANETVVVPKGEIDERTLSPKSMMPDDLWKPLSDHEVRSLVAYLASPEQVPALLTAENAQNFFSGRDLAGWQGNDKLWRVENGEIVGQTSGLARNEFLRSDITAENFRLSLDVKLLDNRGNSGIQFRSEALPEGEMRGYQADVGPGWWGKLYEENRRGLLWDQSGEAFVKPGAWNHYEIVADGNHIRTWINGQPCVDFTDNSGVPRGIFALQLHAGDATEVRFKNLKLEPIAKDEPAAGGR; encoded by the coding sequence ATGACGCATCGGCTCGTACGCGTAGCGCCTTTTCTTGCGATGATTCTTTCCGGCCTGTTGGCCCCAAGCGGCAACTTTCGTTCGGCAACGGCCGCAGACGTTGCCGCCGCGCGAGCCGATGGGCAGCTTCCTACGGACCAAAAAGGGCAGCCGCTGAATTTCGATTTCGAGACCGGCAACCTCCGCGATTGGCAAGCGACGGGCGACGCGTTCACTGGTCAGCCAGTCAAGGACGACACCGTACACGCCCGCCGCGCGGACATGCGCAGCAATCACGCCGGAAGTTTCTGGGTCGGGACGTACGAAGTCGCCGGCGACAAGCCGCAAGGGACGCTGACCTCGCGCGCCTTCCGCGTGACACGCCCTTTTGCCAGCTTCCTGATCGCGGGCGGTTCGAGCCCCACGTCGCGCGTGGAAATCGTGCGTGACGATTCGAAAAAGATCGTTTATCAGATTTCGGGCGATGACACTGAGAATCTCAAGCCGGTCGTTGTCGATCTCACGGCGCACATCGGTCAGGATGCGTTTGTGCGATTGGTGGACGAAAGCTCGGCCGGCTGGGGGCACATCAATTTCGATGACTTCCGCCTGCACGAAACGAAACCCGATATTCCGGATCGCGCGGGCCCGCAACCGCTGGACGTTTACGCGCACGCCGGGCTCGATCCGCAGGCCGCCGCCCGGGCGATGACCGTGCCCGACGGTTTTCGGGTCACGCTTTTCGCGGGCGAACCCGACGTGCAGCAACCGATCGCCCAGGCGATCGACGACCGCGGCCGGCTGTGGGTGGCCGAAGCATATACCTATCCCATGCGCGCGCCCGAGGGAAAAGGGCGCGATCGAATTCTGATCTTCTCGGACACCGACGGCGACGGTCACTTCGACAACCGTAAAGTGTTCGCCGAGAATCTGAACCTCGTCAGCGGCTTGGAAATCGGTTTTGGCGGCGTATGGGTCGGCGCGGCGCCTGAGTTTTTGTTCATTCCCGATGCTGATCGTGATGATCGGCCCGACGGCCCGCCGCAAGTGCTCCTCGACGGTTGGGGGTATCAAGACACGCACGAGACGCTGAACACGTTTACGTGGGGGCCTGATGGCTGGTTGTACGGCTGCCACGGTGTCTTCACCTTCTCCAACGTCGGCAAGCCGGGCACGCCCAAAGAAAAACGCACACAGATCAATGCCGGCATCTGGCGCTATCATCCGAAGAAGCACGTTTTCGAAGTCTTCGCCGAAGGGACGAGTAACCCCTGGGGCATCGATTTCAACGACCAGGGGCAAGCCTTCATCACGGCCTGCGTGATCCCGCACCTTTATCACATCATTCAAGGCGGGCGTTACGAGCGGCAGGCCGGGCAACACTACAACAAGTTCACCTACGACGACATCAAGACCGTCGCCAAGCACCGGCACTGGATCGGCGCCACGCCCCACTCGGGCAACAACCGCTCCGACGCGGCGGGTGGCGGTCACGCGCATGCGGGCGCCATGCTTTATCTCGGCGATGCCTGGCCCGCGGAATATCGCGGCCGGCTCTTCATGAACAATATTCACGGCGCGCGGCTGAACGTCGATCAGCTTGCGCCGCGCGGCAGCGGGTACGACGGTGACCGCTCGCCCGATTTTCTTTTCGCGAACGATAGCTGGTCACAGATCATCAATCTGCAGTACGGTCCCGACGGGCAGATGTACATGATCGACTGGTATGATCGCAACCAGTGCCATCACGGAAACGTCGAAGGGCACGATCGCTCGAACGGCCGCATCTTCAAGATCAGCTACGGTGACAATCGGCCCGCGCCGGTTGAAATCAATCGTTTGGGCGACGGCGAGCTGGTCAATTTGCTGTTGAGCCGCAACGACTGGCACGTGCGCCACGCGCGGCGCGTGATTCAAGAACGTGGCTTAAAAGACGAAGACGCGCGCAAGAATCTGATCGACATGGCGTTTGCGCATGCCGACGGTACGCGGCGTCTGCGCGGCCTGTGGGCCTTGCACGCGGCGGGCATGCTCGACGAAACACTCGTCGCGCGCGGACTCGCGAACGACGATCCGTACGTGCGCGCCTGGACGATTCAGCTTGCCTGCGAAGACCGGCAGCCGTCGCCCGATTCACTTGCGACGTTTCAAAAACTGGCCGAGCAAGATTCCTCGCCGGTCGTGCGCCGGTATCTCGCTTCGGCAGCCGGGCGGATCGCGCCGGCGGATCGCTGGGAGGTCGTCAGCCGCCTGGCCCGGCACGGCGAAGACGCGCAGGATCACAACTTGCCGCTCATGATCTGGTACGCGGCCGAGCCCCTGGCGATCGTCGACGCCGGGCGCGCTTTGCAGCTTGCACTCGATGGCCAGATTCCCCAATTGGCGACGTTCATGGCCCGACGCGTGGCCGCACTGGGCACGCCCGAGGCACTGGCCTTGGTCGTCGGCGCGATTTCTTCGCGCGACGATAAGGCCTCGCACGCGGCGCTCGTGGCCGGGGTGACTGAAGCGCTGCGCGGCAAACGACAAGTCGAGATGCCGAAAACGTGGCCCGATGCGCTGAAACGCATCAAGCAATCGGGCGATGCGGGGACGATCGCGCAAGCTATGGCGCTGGCGGCGACGTTTGGCGATGCCACTGCCGTCGACAACATGCGCGCGCTCGTCGCGGATTCTCATGCGGCGCTCGAGCAGCGGCAAGGCGCGCTGGCCGGACTTTTGAAAGTGCGCGATCCGAAGCTGGCACCGACGTTGCAAGCTTTGCTCGACGATGCCGGCATGCGCTCGGCGGCGCTGCGTGGGCTGGCACAGTACGACGATCCGAAAACGGCGGCCGCCATTCTGGCCGTATATGCGAAGCTGAATTCCGTCGAGCGGCGCGACGCGCTGGCGACGCTCAGCTCGCGTGTCGACTATGCCAATGCGCTGCTCGACGCGGTCGCTTCCAAGCAGGTCGCGTCCGCCGATTTGTCGGCCGATCTGGTGCGTCAGTTGCACAACCTGAAGAACGCCGCGCTCGATAAGAAGATCAACGAAGCCTGGGGCACGGTGCGCGATACCGACGAGGATAAACAGGAGATGATCGCGTACTACAAGAAGATCATCGGAAATCGTCGCCAAAAGCCCGACGCCGCGCTCGGGCGTACGGTCTTCGCCAAGACGTGCCAGCAATGCCACACCCTGTTCGGGACGGGCGGCAAGGTCGGTCCGGAGCTGACCGGGTCGAATCGCGCGAACCTCGATTACGTGCTCTCGAACGTATTGGATTCGAGCGCCCTGGTGGGCAAGGACTATCAGACGACCGTCATCGCCACCAGTGATGGCCGCGTGCTGACCGGCATCGTGCGCGGCGAAGATAACGACGCCGTAACGCTCGTCACGGCCAACGAAACCGTCGTCGTGCCCAAGGGGGAAATCGACGAACGGACGCTCAGCCCGAAATCGATGATGCCCGACGATCTTTGGAAGCCTCTCTCGGATCATGAAGTGCGCTCGCTGGTCGCGTACCTGGCCAGCCCGGAACAAGTGCCGGCGCTATTGACGGCCGAGAACGCACAGAATTTCTTTAGCGGCCGCGATCTTGCCGGTTGGCAAGGCAACGACAAACTGTGGCGCGTCGAGAATGGCGAGATTGTCGGCCAGACCTCGGGTCTCGCGCGAAACGAATTCCTGCGCAGCGACATAACGGCCGAGAATTTCCGCTTGTCGCTCGACGTGAAGCTTCTCGATAACCGTGGCAACAGCGGCATTCAGTTTCGCAGCGAGGCCTTGCCCGAGGGAGAGATGCGCGGCTATCAGGCGGACGTTGGCCCCGGCTGGTGGGGAAAGCTATATGAGGAGAATCGCCGCGGCCTCTTGTGGGACCAATCGGGCGAAGCGTTCGTGAAGCCAGGCGCGTGGAATCACTACGAGATCGTGGCCGACGGAAACCACATTCGCACGTGGATCAACGGTCAGCCATGCGTCGACTTCACGGACAATTCCGGCGTGCCGCGCGGCATCTTCGCCCTGCAACTGCACGCGGGCGACGCGACCGAAGTGCGCTTCAAGAATTTGAAGCTGGAGCCGATCGCGAAGGATGAACCTGCCGCTGGCGGACGGTGA
- a CDS encoding iron-containing alcohol dehydrogenase: protein MAATPFDVLSAGYDFLAPPRIAFGWGQRCEVGKIARTLGERRAFVVSGSRTLSATGAVDEIAKSLSAAGLAPVAIHAPSHEPEVADVDRLVAHLREQQAAEGDVMIAIGGGSTIDLAKAAAALVTNTASTKGTGTSVVDYLEGVGRGLAITRSPLPLLAMPTTGGTGTEATKNAVISSYDPPFKKSLRSDLMVPRAVLVDPELSVSLPASITAACGMDAITQCLESYISRRAKPIARALAAEGLRRAVPAIVTAVSEPTNRAAREAMAHAALLSGMALANSGLGLAHGVAAALGVLARTRHGLACAVMLPAALVTNRPHCEHAMAELARLVWNDSWSNDAAAADALVARIEELCRAVNVPRRLRDIDVQREQIPALVRASHGNSLDGNPVTISDEQLQAILERMW from the coding sequence ATGGCTGCCACGCCTTTTGATGTGCTTTCCGCTGGGTATGACTTCCTGGCCCCGCCGCGCATCGCCTTTGGCTGGGGGCAGCGCTGCGAAGTTGGCAAAATCGCGCGCACGCTGGGCGAGCGCCGGGCGTTCGTCGTGTCGGGCTCGCGCACGCTGAGTGCCACGGGCGCGGTGGACGAGATTGCGAAATCTCTATCGGCGGCGGGCCTCGCACCGGTCGCGATTCACGCGCCCTCGCACGAGCCCGAGGTCGCCGACGTCGATCGCCTGGTCGCGCACTTGCGCGAGCAGCAGGCCGCCGAGGGCGACGTGATGATCGCCATCGGCGGCGGCTCGACGATCGATCTGGCCAAGGCGGCCGCCGCGCTGGTCACCAATACCGCGTCGACCAAGGGCACGGGCACAAGCGTCGTCGATTATCTGGAAGGCGTGGGGCGCGGGCTGGCAATCACGCGTTCTCCGCTACCGCTGTTGGCCATGCCCACTACTGGCGGCACCGGTACCGAGGCGACGAAGAACGCAGTCATCTCGAGCTACGATCCGCCGTTCAAAAAGAGCTTGCGCTCGGACTTGATGGTGCCGCGCGCGGTGCTCGTGGATCCCGAGCTGAGCGTGTCGCTGCCGGCGTCGATCACGGCGGCGTGCGGCATGGACGCCATCACGCAATGCCTGGAAAGCTATATCTCGCGCCGCGCCAAACCGATCGCCCGGGCGCTCGCGGCCGAAGGGCTGCGCCGCGCGGTGCCGGCGATTGTCACGGCTGTCAGTGAACCAACGAATCGCGCCGCGCGCGAGGCCATGGCTCATGCCGCGCTCTTGTCGGGCATGGCGCTGGCGAACTCCGGTTTAGGGCTGGCGCATGGCGTGGCGGCGGCGCTGGGTGTCTTGGCACGCACGCGACATGGGTTAGCGTGCGCCGTGATGCTGCCGGCGGCGCTCGTGACGAATCGCCCCCATTGCGAGCATGCGATGGCCGAGCTTGCTCGCCTGGTGTGGAATGATTCCTGGTCGAATGACGCCGCGGCGGCTGATGCGCTGGTGGCACGCATCGAGGAATTGTGTCGCGCCGTGAACGTGCCGCGTCGCTTGCGCGATATCGACGTGCAGCGCGAACAGATACCGGCACTCGTGCGGGCCTCGCACGGCAACAGCCTGGACGGCAACCCCGTAACAATCAGCGACGAGCAGTTGCAGGCGATCCTGGAGCGCATGTGGTGA
- a CDS encoding PfkB family carbohydrate kinase produces the protein MIVAAGLSPAWQQILVFDRFAAGEVNRAVEAHWCGSGKVLNVGIGLAHLGADCRTIAPLGGAARTAIEAEFASLGAPLRTIACREPTRVCTTILDRATGTTTELVENARSLLTEELAACVQAFAVEAASAGVVVLTGSLPGGVSSSFYRELLERTPARAVMDVRGPELEAALPCRPLVVKPNREELAKTFGRTLSTEAELLSAMRRLNSDGAQWVVVTAGKDAVLATSAGHAYRLLPPKIENIINPIGCGDALAAGMAVAIERGAEVIDAVRYGMAAAGDRLRLLLPGRLDPRLVDDMARGIVAQKV, from the coding sequence GTGATTGTCGCCGCTGGATTATCGCCTGCCTGGCAGCAGATTCTGGTATTCGACCGATTTGCCGCGGGCGAGGTGAATCGCGCGGTCGAAGCGCACTGGTGCGGCTCGGGCAAGGTTTTGAACGTCGGCATCGGCCTCGCGCATCTCGGGGCGGACTGCCGCACGATCGCGCCCTTGGGCGGCGCTGCACGAACGGCCATCGAAGCAGAATTCGCATCCTTGGGCGCGCCGCTACGAACGATAGCGTGCCGCGAACCGACGCGGGTTTGCACGACGATTCTCGATCGCGCGACCGGCACGACGACCGAACTGGTCGAAAATGCCCGATCGTTACTGACAGAGGAGCTCGCCGCGTGTGTTCAGGCGTTTGCCGTTGAAGCGGCGTCGGCCGGGGTCGTCGTGCTCACCGGTTCGCTGCCCGGCGGCGTATCGAGCAGTTTCTATCGCGAGTTGCTCGAACGCACGCCAGCTCGAGCCGTTATGGACGTGCGCGGACCGGAGCTGGAGGCCGCGCTCCCATGCCGGCCGCTCGTCGTGAAACCCAACCGCGAGGAACTGGCCAAAACGTTTGGCCGCACACTCTCCACAGAGGCTGAGTTGCTGTCCGCCATGCGCCGCCTGAACAGCGACGGCGCCCAATGGGTTGTCGTCACGGCGGGCAAGGATGCGGTGCTGGCCACAAGCGCCGGCCACGCGTATCGATTACTGCCGCCAAAGATTGAAAACATCATTAACCCGATCGGCTGCGGCGACGCGTTGGCGGCGGGCATGGCCGTGGCGATCGAGCGCGGCGCCGAAGTGATCGACGCCGTGCGTTACGGCATGGCGGCCGCGGGCGATCGTTTGCGGCTGCTATTGCCGGGCCGGCTTGATCCGCGGCTGGTCGACGACATGGCGCGAGGAATCGTCGCGCAAAAGGTCTAG
- a CDS encoding sugar phosphate isomerase/epimerase family protein, producing the protein MSRHFDRRQFLATSSVAAAGALLPVTRFAKGAAAKEPLYTISLAEWSLHKTLFGGKMNNLEFPAAAKNDYGIDAVEYVNQFFKDKAKDTAYLSELKQRAADLGVQNVLIMIDGEGSLGDPDEDKRKKAVENHYPWIEAAKFLGCHAIRVNAASKGSYEETQKLAADGLRRVSEFGRDHGINVIVENHGGLSSNGQWLVGVIKAVNLPNCGTLPDFGNFRVSATEMYDRYKGVTELMPFAKAVSAKSHDFDEQGNETKTDYKKMMKIVIDAGYHGRVGIEYEGAKLSEPDGIKATKKLLERVRDELAG; encoded by the coding sequence ATGTCTCGCCATTTTGATCGACGTCAATTTCTGGCCACCTCGAGCGTTGCGGCCGCGGGCGCCCTGTTGCCGGTCACCCGTTTTGCCAAGGGGGCTGCCGCCAAGGAGCCGCTTTACACCATCTCCCTGGCCGAATGGTCGCTGCACAAGACGCTGTTCGGGGGCAAGATGAACAACCTCGAGTTCCCGGCCGCGGCCAAGAACGATTACGGCATCGATGCCGTCGAGTACGTGAATCAGTTCTTCAAGGACAAGGCCAAGGACACCGCTTACCTTTCCGAACTCAAGCAGCGAGCCGCGGACCTGGGGGTGCAGAACGTCCTGATCATGATCGACGGCGAGGGATCGCTGGGTGATCCGGATGAAGACAAACGCAAAAAGGCCGTCGAGAACCATTACCCCTGGATCGAGGCCGCCAAGTTCCTCGGCTGCCATGCCATCCGGGTCAATGCCGCCAGCAAGGGGAGTTACGAAGAGACGCAGAAGCTGGCTGCCGACGGCCTGCGGCGGGTTTCCGAATTTGGCCGCGATCACGGCATCAATGTAATTGTCGAGAACCACGGCGGGCTCTCCTCGAACGGTCAGTGGCTGGTCGGAGTGATCAAGGCGGTCAACCTGCCGAATTGCGGAACCTTGCCCGACTTTGGCAATTTCCGCGTCTCGGCCACCGAGATGTACGACCGCTATAAGGGGGTCACCGAGCTCATGCCTTTCGCCAAGGCCGTTAGTGCCAAGAGCCACGACTTCGACGAGCAGGGGAACGAGACCAAGACCGACTACAAAAAGATGATGAAGATCGTCATCGACGCCGGTTACCACGGCCGGGTAGGGATCGAGTATGAGGGGGCCAAACTCTCCGAGCCCGACGGGATCAAGGCCACGAAGAAACTGCTGGAACGGGTCCGGGACGAGTTGGCCGGTTAA